One genomic segment of Primulina tabacum isolate GXHZ01 chromosome 9, ASM2559414v2, whole genome shotgun sequence includes these proteins:
- the LOC142556941 gene encoding protein SRC2-like — protein sequence MDVYVVVSISAGDKNSKHKTKSTMDHDGDANSTWSFPIKFTVDEAALQKNCLTLDFKLVCERDLGDKDIGELNVPVKKLFDSPVKGEGKHILSYQMRKPSEMPKGQLTFAYKLGEKIAAELSYTAENMLAHPPTKVGAKPITAYPTGCTSQ from the coding sequence ATGGATGTTTACGTCGTCGTTTCAATCTCCGCTGGTGATAAGAACTCTAAGCATAAGACCAAATCGACGATGGATCACGACGGCGATGCTAACTCCACGTGGAGTTTCCCCATAAAGTTCACGGTGGACGAGGCGGCGCTTCAGAAGAACTGCCTCACGCTTGATTTCAAGCTTGTATGCGAGAGGGATTTGGGTGACAAAGACATCGGTGAACTGAACGTTCCCGTTAAAAAACTCTTCGATTCCCCCGTGAAGGGCGAAGGGAAGCATATCTTGAGCTACCAGATGAGGAAACCTAGTGAAATGCCCAAAGGTCAGCTCACTTTTGCATATAAATTAGGCGAGAAAATCGCCGCAGAGCTGTCGTACACGGCGGAGAACATGCTGGCGCATCCTCCGACGAAGGTTGGTGCGAAACCCATAACAGCTTACCCAACTGGATGTACGagtcaataa